A window of Dysidea avara chromosome 1, odDysAvar1.4, whole genome shotgun sequence genomic DNA:
TCAATTGGTTAGAATACTTTGTAAATTTCTTCATTCTTAATTGTTGAATCTTTTGTATGGTTTCAAGGAGTATAGTTATTTCAGCTTTTTAAATAGTGTTGATGATACTTTTTAAATATTTATAGTGTTGatgatatagctagtgtgtgCCATATGAGACCAGCCATGCACGTCTTGGAACTGACAAGCAAGCTAACAGCATACCTTATCATACATAACTCTTATCGGGAAGCTGCGTGTAAGCACATAGCCTATATAGACACTGTCTTCAGTCTATATAATTAGAATACTTCACAAACTTCTTCAAGCATGTTTCAGTGTTGgatcttttaaaatgtttatagttttaaaGGAATAGTTAACCgtcagtgttgatgacttagctagtctacatACCTAATCTGCCAGCCATAATTGCTCCATCATTCACAGGTTTAAAGGTCCTCGTAGtttacaaaacattcttgactgttctagtagagtattttaatgcacggtgactgctctattaaagagTTTCGATCGCTTTAGCGGAACAGTGCGAAagggtccaacaatgttacaaagaagcatcatgctgtaaaatctaacccgtatattgacatgataaccttTATTAGGCATTTTCCGCTGGTCGTTTCCGTTTCCGCTTTCCGTTTCCGTTTTGTttccgttttcctagaattctacttacccctatgatgactgttctattaaagtgtcTTGATCACTAATTCAGTTTACAAACTGAAAAGTAGCCAGACCAATGCCAGACCAGCTGGACTGTGGGCTCTGACCCTGGTAAAGAATTGTGAAAATATGATATACTCAAGtgtgatactgaaatttgattggttgaaaaACCTGGTCTCTAAATCCTATAGTGGCATGCTCAGGTCTGAAACATGGCAATTATGTGCctgcatagataatagacaccactACCTGGATTGAAAGTACACATAATTCCCATACAGAACTACGTGACAATCCACGTTTTGCACCTAAAGTTTTAAAACACTCCTTTTCATTAGAAGATTCTGTTTTATTGACTGGATACAGCTCAgttgctttaactagtaagtttagtaTATAGATTGTTTCGTGGGTGGCAATtggcctactactggtataggtACTTTCCAAATAAAAGTATTTgcacatgtttgtgaaaatggtgGGTTGTAGTTTAAGGCTGAGGTATAATTACTAATGCTACATGTACTGGTATGGGTTTCATGATATATTCACTTCAGTTTAGTCAAGTTCACAAACCCCGCCTCTCGTATCGACTTTTTGACTTGTTTTACctaattcacataagtacatgaataggccaaaccttATACATAGCAGTGCACCtactactcaccagtaagcaaaacatgttTTTATAAAATCCACTCCCAGTGTtgcatgtgtacagtataaggggCGCAAAGTACAGATAGATATTAGGTGGTGCTTAGCActttccaatccagtatgggATATggtgcctgtaacattggaaATGCATGGGCTTATAAATAGAAAGCAACAGCCATACTGAATTAGaaggaggtgtaatgggcttgtttacTCAGTGCTGCATTCCTGTTTGCAAGTAGCTATCAAGGCACAACAATGAGTTTGTAGTTTACTTCAAAATGTAACACAGCAAGCACATGCCTGTAATATCGGCaatgcatgggcatttaaatgaaCATGCTGAATTAGAAGGAGGTTTAGAGGGCTTATTTCTACTAATTAATGATACACTGAATACTATTTTAATATAGGTTTTGATCTAGTGTGGATTGCTATGGTTTTGTATTTTTTAGTAATGGTGTGAGAAAAAACTGCATATCAGTATGTATTGCGGCTTTAAATTTCACATTGTCACTATTAAATAGCATGCTACTATTACTGTATGTTGGCAAAGCACTTTAGTCTATATAGCCATTCCACATAGTGATCACTTTTATTATGAGGTCAAGAGCAAACCAAATCTATGCGTGACTGAATTTCACAAAACAAGGTTTCCACACAcgtccacttttatgactttgaagtaccataactcaatgtaggagtatgccattagtttcaaattttgacctggtattATACTGCACCATGGAAGGACTTTGTGAAATGTTTAggccaatagcttgctgagtagtcaagttacagtgggttaaagtcagaaaattggatgtgtgtggaagccttgttttacATTTTGTTGAAGTATGCATAAagtatgtgtattgtacagCAGTGTGTCAATGTATTGTATATTTGCAGGAAACATTATGTActtgtatactactgtactaATCCACACTCACCTACTACAGTGATATTCATCATGTCACTGTTCACATTATCAACAAACACGCTACTATTAGCTTCACAGTGGTACAGGCCAGTATCAGTAACGTCAGCCATTATAACTCTCAGTACACTAGTAATACTGTTCATTGATGTAGTGTCAACAATATATCTATTACtactattagtgatcatggtaTTGTTGAGGTACCATTGCATAGATGGTGTAGGGAATCCTTCTGCTCTACACTGTAGTGTAAAATTGTTATTAATAACCTCCTCCTGATTCATTGGATGAGTAGTGAACACTGGTCCAACTATTAACAACATCAAATGATATTTTAACTAATTCACTCACTCAAAATTTCGCACAAATACACTTAAGTTAGAAATGCCGGCAGAAATATGTGATATGAACTAACTCACCATAGACAGTGACAGTATTATTACTAGATCCAGCATCATTagtgacagtacaagtgtaatttCCTCCATCAAGTGCAGTTACTTTACTAATAGTAAGGTTGTTGGTGTTAGTAGTTGTGTCATTTGACAATGTGTTAGTCCTGCTCCAACTGTATTCTAATTGTGGTCCACCCTCTGATGAACAATGTAATTGTAACTGACTCCCATGAGGGTATGTGATGTTACCAGTGATGTTTACATTATATGGAGCAACTGTGTAGAGAAGAAAAACAGGCAATGTGTTTGTATAAAAAACAGGCTGACCGCATCATTACTATCATAAAGTGTAAAGCaaaattaatacaataatactgtgtacatacacagtatggagtttaacttgttaaacaaaattaatgaaggGAGGTAATATGTGTGCTTGTGCAGTAGCATTGCAGCTAGCAAAAAACCCGGGAGAGTATATAAAGGCTATGTACCATATGTGCAGAACATCTACATCACAGAACTAGAGGTAGCATAGATTAGTAGGTATTAATTGTGTAGCGCATGCACACCATGTGTATGGGTTGCTTCAACATTGTGGCTGGTAGTATATATGTAAAAAAGGAACCAATTACATTAAATGATGATAAAAAACAAATAGTATGGGATTATGGTATTATTCTACCAAGGGAAAAATTGTGCAGACACTgaagggagtcttgtgtggCAGAATCAAGTCCAGTTCCCCCCCATTCCAAGGGTAGCTCTTCCATCCCAAGATTAGCTTGAGGTGTGATGGCTTAGAAATCCCTATGGCTTTAAATTTGCGGAACCCCCAGGTATTTTTCCCCCAAGCCTCATACAATCAGGACTTACATATGGCTGATCATATCATTGGTTCTATTGCATAATCatatggaaccctgcacaccaaCCAAAACAGGCACTATCATTGGAAGGTAGTTGACAAGTGAACAATGTCAGCTAGAGACAAATCACTGATAGTGGTCATACTACAGTTTTTACTGACCAACATTAAATGAATCATAAAGGTCAGCTTCCAGTCCCGAAAATCATCAAACATGCTTCCATACACTGTATATTCTTCACAATTACTTGGAAATATtggctatgtatataattaagtctGATGTATATCAATGTTATCACAACTGAAGTGGGATTTGTTGATATATACACTCTTCACCCTTGGGACTACAGTCTTTGGGTTTTCAAGTTTTTTATACAGAAAATTCCCTTGCAGCTGTAGTACAACCTTTTTATATACagcactgctcaaatgcaatgtcacaCTCATTTGCACTGCTTTCTTCAGTCACTTTAGCGATTTACGAGTAAAGCTGTACTCTCGTCTTGCAGAATCATGAGTAGATTTAGTTTGCAAGAGCTCTACTCATAAGTCATCTGCAAGGAACATGCGAGTTGGTGATGAAGTTCTTTCTCTAATGCATGCCTATATTGTTTCTAACACATTTATTTTATATAGCTTGATAAAAAGTCTCAGCTGGCTAGCAGAGTTTATTGCAGTGGCAGCCCAGTTTGCAACAGAACAAACTTCCCTAGCTCTACTACATCGCTGACCACTTGATAACTAGTTATcaactacaataatattatgctatatAGTTATcaactacaataatattatgctatatAAACATTGTATAGCTATCCTCTATAATGTTAATAATGGTGTTTATTTGAATTGTTGCATTGATGTCTTATGAAATCTAACTTGTAACCACACCCACTGATTCCAGTAGCTATGCTTATATACTATGCGAGTCTGACATCAAAATCAATTATTGTATAGCACAATGCCTAATCACTATGACACTGCTCACACCTCATAGCATGGTAGATCACGCATCCCTTCACAGAGCAATTCATCAGCTAGTATATGAAGGTTAGCCTGATATAACTCAACAATTgcttacatgcacacacatcttTTAAAATATGTGTGAATATGTATGCATGGTAGATATAGCagcacctgaattgttgttattaaaatttttaccattaatctaccatcacagccatttcttgactgcatgccaccttggatttcacatcttttttcaccatagcctttttgagggctgcactctttttttacagcttggctgttttggattagataaaattACCACAAAATTTGCCAAAAATGTTCAATAATacagttttttttaaaaaacttAATAAAATTCACATCTTTACCCAAAGATTTCAAGACCTTAAAAAACTGAGAATTATGATCACATAATTATCTATGTGGCAATTGTTTCATACAACTACATAAAATACTCACTACTGTATACACTTCACTACTTACCAGTAATGTTAAGAATAAAAACATTTGAATAATTTACTGATGATGGTATGTTGAATTCAACTTGACAAGAAAATTCATCTCCATTGTCTTGTAGAGTAATGTCAGAGGTGTTGTAATTGTCTGTATACATTGTTAAATTATTCACAGAAGATTTAGCCACATTTTGTACAGTTATTCTTCTGCTTTCATTATTGTTGGTCATCCACACAACCTCCGCACTGTCATGAAGACCACTCCATGTGACTACAGTACATTCCAACATCAGTGGTTGACCCAAAGTGGTGGTATTGACTGGAGTAACACTGACATTAACTATAGGATCTGTGGAGAGTAGATGTGTGCTAAAGTGTTAATCCATGTACAAGTTTTAAACTTTGTTTATATGCATGTATTAAATCACAGAGTTTTGCTTATTGCGAGAGATCACAAAAGAAAGTCAGTCCTCAGCAGTAATTAAATAAGGACAACTCAAATGGTAAGTATGATTCTCACAATAATTGTACCAATCTCATTTTTCAGACAAAAGTACTGCTTCATCTCATAATTATAACCTTATAACCTACTTTAGATGTACAGCAGTTTAAAATACTATGACACCTTTGACTATATAGATAACAACTGCTGGTACACAAACTAAAGAGAGTTGAAGTACAGTAATATTATAGTTCTGCTGAAATTTACACATATTTATTTGTTGTGGGTTGTTGATGAATACGATTAAGATTAATTAGTAATtacacaaaatgtgaccaggggcggatccagagtctggaaagagggggagcaccttgctgaaaaaaagttgaagagcaaaaaaaaaaaaaaaaaaaaaaggtcacaacaataatagctagtcatcctttaccaaatatattatatcacgtatgttatgtaaaataaaatcctatttatagcttcctaagtaagctacacttccccatgaacactgtgactgctttattagagtgattggtgattgactgctctattagagtatctcgatcttatatacatttttttaagggaggggggggggggggggggcacgtgccccctgtgcccccccctggatccgcccctggtgacCTGATGGATCCAGGGGTGGTACCACTGATCTTATTGGTCAGGCTGTATGTAACCTGACCACTTTGTGGGGCTCAGCTAGTATGTCCTTGATGCCCAAAAAGCGAGCTAATAAACTGAGATACTTTATTAGAACAGccagatattctaataaaggaGTCAGTTTTATTTCTTTCTAACTGTTTCTTGCTTGATCAACTTCCTTGAGGAGCATGCACCTCCAGCATGCTTTCCATGCTGAGTATGCTCAGTGAACATCATTGCATATACTTGTTAGAAAACAGATGGTgataaacagaattttctgtcaTATTACTGAACTTCTCCGTTCATCCTTAGaaatgtagctacaatgttaAACAGCACCTCCCATAACTGAATTGCtttaggcatgcatataaaaGGAATGGAGTGGTCAAACTCATGTTGGCTTGTGTGAAGTCACCCACTGCAGGCTGTTAGCCTGTAATATGCATAGCAAAtaaatgatcaaaagtgaaatTTGGATGCTTTGAGGTACTTTCTACTAGCAGGTTTTTAACCACTTTAGTGGATTTTAAtgacctcattatctcccaaagatcaaagcactTTATGCATGCCATTTTCTAATTGATGTAAACCCCTCAACATATTTCTCACCCAATGCTACCTGTGGTCATAATTACAAGATTTTCATACTGGTTTTTGTTCAAGATTACATTTGTTAGTATTTGTGTCATAAATGACTGGAAAAGCTTACCTTACTCCATTGCTAATGTTTCAACAATTAGATCTCAATTACGTATGTAGATGAACATGGGATGATTTAATATTATATTTGCAACTTAATGTTTGCTACTGTACTTTTTACTGTACGTATGTGAACAGGTTTCACAGGCTGAGCCTTAAACTTGAAATTAACGAtagttattattactattaatgctttacagtgtatAATACAAAAAAGGATATGGTTACAAACACTGAGATTAGTAAAGGATACACTGAAGGTCTACTAGCTGTGCTATAGTAGCCTATAGTTAAAACTAAAGTAGCTACAATTAATTAGGTGTATGTACATtgaatacatacatttatagcAGGGACATGGGTAATGAAATGTACAAGGATTAGAAGAATCAAAATTTTCTAACAAGTGATTATAAAATACGTACTATACATTATGCATGCTCACAGCAGTATGCTTACTTTCAAAATAACAGTTTTTCTTTGTACTCAACACTGTTCCATCTGAATCATAGAAATCTCTATATTTAACAGTGACACTGCAAAAGTTTTCTGATTTGGGAACTGATCTCCACTCATAAACTTGATTCTCAACTTTACCTCTCCTACACTGATCAACTTTCTACAGTAAACACAATACACATACTAACAAGTTTGTAACTACACATCTGAATGACACAACATGTGTAGCCTAGGTAACTTATTTTTGACTACCGAGAATAAATTAATACATATTGTGGGTATTGATGTTATTATTTAGTCCTGCCACAAAATATAGATCTGGCCAATCAGCTATATCAGGAGTTTATAAGTACTTAATATGAGATCCTGGTTATATCAATTGTTGCATTGCAGTTATACATAATGTAGTACACAAACAAATGTACTGCATTTATTCAATGATTTTAAGGATGCATTGTTTGAATGGTGCAAATGATGTTTGAATAAGTGCATGAGCAAACTAGCTCATATTAGTGATTGAATTTATTGTATAAGATTACAAGAATCTGACAATGTGAACCATTTTGCTGCGGAGAGTAACACTTGAGACTCTAGAAAGTAATTGAAAGTACATCGTTGTGTGCAAAGCCTTTGTTTGAAAAGTTAATTGGTTTGTGATCATACCCACCGCTAATGGAGAAGTCAAGTCAGTACAGGTGTACTTGAGTAAGATCTTGTAGCAGCAGCTACATCTTGATTTTGtattttctccagctgccaatcttgttataCAGATGAAACTATTGTACCAAACGTAGCtaaaacaacaaattcaatttcCAAAACCCATAATTCTTGTTGTTGTCGAATAAGGTTACATTACATTATAAGTTATGCCATTACCAACTGTGTGAAAAATGAAAACTATATTCATCAAAGCTTGGAGATTGAATCCAAACCTTTGAAGCTTAAAATTGATATTTGTTTATGCACTGGTCAGTATAATGATGCAATTAAGTGCATAGTCTTATGGTGTGGGAAACTGGGGGATGCCAGACTTATGGTATGCAGTAGTTAATGTTGATGGTTAAGTGGTGGCCACAAGCCATTCCCAATATAAACTtagaggttttaaggtttccaCATATGTAGTTCCagtcacttgtctcaactgtatagcagatgGCAGTAGTAAAAACTTGGTAAACATGAGTagtttttacttgtggtatataaCTCCAGCTTAAATTTTAACATACGTGCAATGAAGAGTATGGACGTATGTATATGCTTATATAATTGCaattaatgtaataattgtgaTATACTTCATATGACACAAACTTAACCTTTGTGGTATATGATATAGAAtttttctacatggtggctgATGTATTTATATGATGAAttagtgaccaaatttcaggctattACCATGCTCACacatcaagttatggattgccaagtacatgcaattggaaaggctatacaACCCCTTTTCGCATATCTGATCACATCTATGTTACATGACTGCATTTCTTGAGATTCACTGTATGTAATACTGATATTTCTCTTTGTACACAATAAGTATCTGTAACGTTAATGCTTGTAATACCTTACACTCCTAAAATAGCATTATTATATTCTTGGATGTAATTTTACTGTAAGACAGTAGGTCAAACatatgatgagttatgactcatcaaacTTGAAAGGCTACAAGACCCCTTTAGCAGATCCAGTCACGATTATGtgtgggcctgcaaaaacagtgCACAAAACCACAAACCATACTTaatcacataacaggtcataaCTCAATACTGGAATAGCATTCTGTAAATAAGAGGAAAAAAAGTCATGGCCATAGCACAACGGAAAAAGAATCGAGCCATGAAAAAGTTGAAAAAGTATGTACCCacgtgccctgtttttgcaggcctggttaCATAATTTACTGTATGCATACCTCATTGTATCCATTTTCACAATCTATTTCAACTATGCAATACTGAAATCTCTCTGACTTTGAAATGTCCTCTACTGAATCATGCTCTTCATGTACTGGACTCCATGTCACACTCACTATATTATTGGTTGGTCCACTGGAACATGTCAGTGCCACTCCGGGCTTCTGAAAACCTGAGTTAAATATCACCATATGTAATAATTGTCAGTGATTTAAATTCCATACTTAGAATTAAAATGCTTTATAGCACACATAGTTGTCAGTATCAAACTAAAACTATCACTAactgtgactgaattttggaaaatcacccatatgggtggacgtgaaataattagaatattcatgtttagtgggttgctaataagagcagggtacagttttgaaaatatttcaagacttttcttgtaatttaatgtattgagaatggcttaaaaccatcaaaaaGTAGATTTGtgctataaagtttgtgatttgatcattaaatattttaggagtcaaatgcacccatatgggtgattttccaaattcggtcacattttaaGCTTTGATTCATCAGTACTTGCTATAATCAGCAGTACAGAATGGACACAGGAAGAGTATGGTAAGTCCTTGCACtgtacattgtacatattgTAATTCGCCAAATATATATGGGCAGAAATAAACAGTATGCTGCTTGGGAACAgtcccatttatttttgcttGCAACACAAAGTGTCATTTTCAGTTAACATGTTAATGACTCAGTGTCATCCATCTAATAAGAATAAGACCGGAATCATTCAAAATGTTTGTACTTTATATTACTCCAATAGTTGAAGTAAGCAGATTGGTGCTAGGTAACTGGCTCTCTCATAATATGTCTGCCTGACCTCGTGACTAATGAACTTAAAacatataaatattatacagTGTAAGATGGACTACTATACAAAACCTCcatttacaaaatttttaattttctaCACATGCATTACATAGAGGAACCTACCAGTCAATGCAGTAACCAGTGTTATCAGAAAGGATGTAATCAGTATAATGAATGAAATCCTCATCATTGCATTCATGTTACCTGGAAATATAAAATACAGTGAATACATGGACAGCTATTAAGACAAGTAATTAGTCATGGTATTCCTACACTGCATTACTATGGTGGGAAGTATTAccacaaaataataattttgacTATGTGAAGGATGGAGACCACTACAGTGTCTTTACCAACATGCGTTAATGCTGAGGCATGCCTATATCaata
This region includes:
- the LOC136259195 gene encoding uncharacterized protein; translated protein: MNAMMRISFIILITSFLITLVTALTGFQKPGVALTCSSGPTNNIVSVTWSPVHEEHDSVEDISKSERFQYCIVEIDCENGYNEKVDQCRRGKVENQVYEWRSVPKSENFCSVTVKYRDFYDSDGTVLSTKKNCYFENPIVNVSVTPVNTTTLGQPLMLECTVVTWSGLHDSAEVVWMTNNNESRRITVQNVAKSSVNNLTMYTDNYNTSDITLQDNGDEFSCQVEFNIPSSVNYSNVFILNITVAPYNVNITGNITYPHGSQLQLHCSSEGGPQLEYSWSRTNTLSNDTTTNTNNLTISKVTALDGGNYTCTVTNDAGSSNNTVTVYVGPVFTTHPMNQEEVINNNFTLQCRAEGFPTPSMQWYLNNTMITNSSNRYIVDTTSMNSITSVLRVIMADVTDTGLYHCEANSSVFVDNVNSDMMNITVVEQTTTSTVTSTYTLVSVPPTTATSATPTVTDRMTSTTTGSILVITIVTSSTIIVIIVIAIIICGAIVLRNCNRETKQPSKKLPNWTTLADNDYYSVVGTDEPSICEDVEGISLSILYPKFTTDFEKVAYLHFVLKSSDPFIECQESSQGNFHEIVSPVISTGAYIHAEDSLGNLAHDNDDNHCNATEKGSTTGTASISENEGLVNQISNPQQKFQAMPEHFDETSTFDQTRNFLSEDSGDLVGQYIGEQSIRPLSANAILADHSFSLQQSPHPKSATGDYTFLNSNSKQSVLSDQELSMEQGLQPTLANGEYVHELTAMAQTFRSSNDEEHNDISKQNIRSTSATGEYTELSTSGKFISSSEQRLSQSSSNDTLSTHIPTSLQGLRPTLARGEYFDDLSTRTDLVSTKKFN